In Asterias rubens chromosome 2, eAstRub1.3, whole genome shotgun sequence, the sequence gcttgcttaaggacacaagtgtcacggtatgggattcgaacccacactctgctgatcagaaacaccagagtttgaattcggtgctcttaaccgctcgaccacgacacttccGTAGATTTTTGTATAGACCGGACCTGGGCCGGCTTTTTGTCAACCATTACTCGACTGACAGAACCCATCGTCTACAATATTATTCAAGTCACCGTTGAAAGGAACAATTCTAAAAATTGTAGATGGATCACAGTCGCTTTAATGTTAAATTATGTTAATACTCACCCGTACTATACGAGAGAAAAGTTCCGTTAGACGTCTGCTATTTGCTTTCAAATGAGAGTAAAAAGCCGTATCTTAACTGCTGCCTGATCAACTCAAGTATCTCCGTGATGTCTGGATCCAAAAAGTTGAATCTTCTCCCAATGCACATTTTACAAATGACATTCGAGACGGTAATTTCGACTTGGTGCGTGGGGTCAAATGGTTGTCCCTCTTGGTCTGCGAAGCCGTCGAGGAGGTACCGTGATTCTTCGTTGATGGAATGCTCGATGATTTTCTTGCCCATACCAAAACTTTTAAGAGCCTGAATACCAAACCGACGACGGACCTTCCAAATGTCACCACTTTCTTCGGAAATAGAACCTGTTTATAATATAATTCATTTATTTGCCTGGTGCATCAGAAATTTACCGACATACAAGAGGAGCCTATGAACGTTAAACAATAAATGGAAATAATGAAGGTTAATCAAACGGTTcatattaaagggtctatgtactttttgtaggacaacaaacacaatatccacagatttaccttaaaggcagtggacactattggtaagtactcaacataattatgagcataaaacctttcttggtgtcgAGTGATgtggagaggctgatggtataaaacattgtgagaaacagctccctctgaagtgccatagttttcgggaaagaagtaattttccacatatttgatttcgagacctcagatttagaacttgagttctcgaaatcaaccatctaaacgaacacaacttcgtgtgacaagggtgttttcttctttcattattatctcacaactttgatgaccgattgagctcaagttttcacaggttagttattttatgcatatattgagatacaccaactgtgaaggctagtctttgacaattaccaatagtgtccactgcctttaaacgtacaccgcttgaagataatgatagtgacTTGACTTGCctaggtgctgcagtttttgaatttgggtaaaacaatgttaaggaaataatttttgtctcagtgatcatgagaagaaaattattttagcatgtaaacacgTATTTTCGTGTATTTTAATGTAGTTCTGTGGACGttgttttttgtgttacaaaaagtttAAGAAGCTTCCGTCTTATTGTTGAATGTATACAAAGGTGCAGAGGCGATGTTTTTATTCATAAGGGACCGGATACAGAGACAAGCTCTTTTAAACACCACAACGTGCTTTTAACTACCAATTACCTCACGCACGCATCCAAACACATAACATGAATCGTGTGAGGATTTCTTTGCTCGGCttgtgaaaggaaaaaaaagcatGACAAAGTTGTTAACGATCAACAACGCCATGTTCACCTGTGtagtgtgttcctttaacttcgACATGATCACAATTCACTTTGAACTCTTTGGAATATTTGCTGCTGATATGCTGCTGTTTAGAAAACTTACCTTTAATTCCATTCAGTTTGTTAACGGTCGAATTGTGTCTGTCAGAGAAGACTTCAGCCTGCTTGTGCAAAGCTTCCTTGATGCAGCGTAAACCATTTAAAACTACTACGAGTTTGCCGCCAAGTCGAACACTGAACACTTCCCCGTACTGTTTGGACCAATGAGTGAAAACATGATGAGATAGTCCACGGCGAAGGGCCAGTGCGCTGCCGATAACTGGCCAACCAGTCGGTCCTGGTGGCAGATTCTTAGGCAGGCGAGTCCAGTACAACCCAAGcaggaacacaaacaaaaacacgaaTACCGACTGCAACCTGACAGCTTCAAACAACGTTAAGACTAAGTTGAGCATGGTGAGAATGGAGGAGAATTGAGatggaaataattattatcaacaaGTTGTCTGATATTCGGTGAGCATGTTTCACAATCGTCTGATGTTTTGCCCTCTTCTTTCCTTGTATATGTATGTTTGCCAAGACGGAGCGCATGCGCACTTTGAAATGGATAATGGGCGGGAATAAAGCCCTCCGAAGCTGGCCTTAGTTTATTTGTGGGCAGGTAGTTGGGTACTCCAGGGCCGACCTTGGTAAGTAAGTTGGGTATAGGATTTGATTAAAACTAACGAAGGACATTTTAAGAGTAATCTGGATTGTTTGTTCAGTAGATTGGAGTCTTTTGAACGCTAGTTGTCTGCAGAcgtaccgggtaaatttccgtTTACGTCGTTCTGAGCATGCTCACTTTCTAAGAACAAGTCATTTACCTggtagtctgctgccaccataAGGCCaccaaaaagtctcccatctGATTGCTAACAGTATTGGTAAACTTAAGGTTGTGAGACCGATTCTTCATTTACAGTGGGTAGGGATTAATGTCTTGGCCaagcaaaatgtacaaaaaaaactttataaGTGGAAATAATCAACGCCACAGCCATTAATTTGTCTTACGGTACAAAGGATCTTTGACACACTATGGCAGTTAGAAAAGTTTATAGCCCATTAAATCTATAATTGCTCGTCCATAAAAAAATCCACTGTCGTAAAATTATAAAACTTGTTAATGGTTTAGTGTATAATTAGTAAATAACATTTGCCAAaagaattttaacaaaatgcaGGTAGACTCCAAATGCCACTGGCTTTCCAGAGAGACCACCGCTACAGAAAGAGCCAATTTAGAAAACTTACACAACAAACACAGTCTGTAAGCAAGATATCTGGAAACCTGCAATGAAAAATTGATGATTTCACTTTATCATGAGGATTAGATCTTGGTATGTCTGTAAAAGTCTGTTAATGTTTGTGCGCGAAGTATAGGAGTGAAGATATTTGTCAACcggtaattttttttgtgacgTCACGTGCAGGTGGCCCTTTGACGGAACCAGAGCAAGAGGGTGTCAAAGATTGAGGTTCATGGATGAGTAGCATTGGCAACTGACACTTACCTGGTGGATAACGTACCGGGAACTCTGGTCACCGGCGTAAATGTAAAGAAAAGCAAAATCGCATTCAGAGTTTTAAACTcatattgtttttacttttttagttttattttagtttttagttgTAGACATCGAGGCTTGACAACAAAGGCTTGAAGACACACCCAGCCTTCCTACCCCCGTAGCCACCCGTGACTAGCTAACGCTGCCTGACCAATCCATCTCAACAGCGTTAACAATTCAACACAAGGCTCATACTATACAATCACAATGCCAATTAGCAAAGCATAAGCGTTCAATTTGTATCAGATTATATTTAAATTACGTTTCAACCGGGACAATCATAGGGATCAGTGTTATACAAACATGCACGGCCATAAAAAGCCCCCGAACATAAATTAATTATACATGGGCGGAAATGAGCTAAATTTGAGTTAACCCAAAActaataaaattgaaaaaagggtCGTAGATTGCTTTTGGACAAGTAATGCtgatttttaagtttaaaatacCGAGAAAGATACAGACAAAGTGACCATGTTTTTAGCTGAAAATAGTGCCTGTCTGGGGCTTACGCATTGACACAGATAGCAATTTAAAACCGTATTTTCAGAGAAACCGTATTTTCAGAGAAACGTCGAATCCATTCACGTTTAGAGAGGTACCAGCCGGTGTCCCAGAGAAATCGGTCCGCCACGGATTCTGGACCCCAAAtagaaattaacatgggctggagaaggatatttcaaaagagggcgctatcagaagtagtttgtgcACAGTTAACCATTACCGGGGAACCGAATCTCCTGTGTCCACGGTCTTTATTACGTAACTACACTAAAGCTTGCCCCGATTCATGTGATATAGCAACTGTCTGTATAGTCTTAGGAGTTTGAACTATTGATTTTGGTATACTCAGTTCTtccccgagtcatgtgaacaaaatattacaggcatattactcgggtgggattcgaaccctcttgtaagtctagagcagtgtcttaccaactatactACCGTGATTGCCCGGTagtagaggcagttcgaatcctatgttttggcagcgggtaccgaaACGataaagagatgttaaatttgcatcgggggagTTTGAATTAGTTAAacggtaacttgtgatcaaacaAGTCATTGTTCcatacaatattcaaatctaataTGCAAATGGCCTTTTTACAAGGACTGCcgataagctgttgcaaaccgCTCACCAACCAAACAGACCAaaaatgctaaaacaaaatagtaatcTGTCTGACGTTTCAACCCCGGTAGgtgagtctttctcgaaggctaactGACAACACACCAAACTTGAACAGACTTCTGGTGAAATAAAATCAGTCAAGTGGGAAGGGAGATTAAAGCACACAGACAAGCGGGATTCCGAATTAACGAAAAGTAAAGGATGAACATAATAAGGTCATAGCCTTGGGCTATAGTATTGTACAAATATAATGTCTGCATAGTCGCTGTGTGACCGTAAACCGAATCGGTAAATATGTATTGACAAAAGAGTCACAGAAATAggcaaaatgaaaaacaaacttgatgaCTGAGCTCAAATCTGCTTCCATTATGACTTTATTGACTGTATAGACGAGACAAATCAGGCTAGTCAAACAAACACTTTGGTAAAACAGACAAGACCAGCGTGCAGATGTACCATTGACGATCTCAGCCCTCAGCTGGCATTCAATTATACGTTTCTACGTGGAGCGGGTATACACCAAAGTCTAATACTCTCACTGACTATAACGTGTAAAATCTACAGAATTGAAcaaatttcaacaacaacaactacaaaactcaTTATGTTGAACCAAATCGTAGACTTGCTCCAAATGGTTGGTTGGCAAACGGCTGTTCTCTTCCTCCTTGTGTTCTTCATTGGACTGTACTGGATTCAGCAGCCTGTGAATCTCCCACCAGGACCGACTGGTTGGCCAGTCGTGGGCTGTGCATTCAACGTACAGAAACGACAAACTCATATTGTATTCTCCCCTATAAAAGGGCTGGTTTCCACAGCAACCGCAAAACAAAAAGATGTTTGAAACTTATTTCTTTGATGTATTATACCTTGTATTATTCCATGAATACTGCGTACTAAATCTCACACAGTTTAAGTTGGAATGTTTCATTACATAATTGCATTAACCCATTTCGCAGTATAAAGCAGAAGATGCTTGTGACTCAGCTATTCACTTGAAATAGTTTATATGGTCCAATGCTCAAGTGGGATATTCGGCAACCATTGGTATTTGTAGTAGGTCGAATGTAATTCTGAACACTGTGGGTGTGTGCCTGTATGTGTTATTTTCTTATGTACAAATTGGTCAATATGATCCCACGGACGGCTGAACAATCCTCGACCATAAAATGGTGGAAGATCCAAAGTTACAGGCTGACAGACACTGACGACTGACACACTCATACAGGCTGTATGAATCAGGTATGCATTTTTTAAGAAGAATctataaacaaatagtaaacttgcgcgtacaaccatgtgtacatctcttagggtgagtgttgacGTTTATGAGTGTGCCTTGCTGATTTCTCAGAGAAAAAATACATTGCATTCTGCTAATACGCATCAGCGTTATAtttgccccccccaaaaaaaaaaaagaaaaaaaaaaaaacccacgaCCGTATACAGTAAAAACCCTAAAATTAGGTAAAATGTCAGCAGATAATAATCTGGTGAATCAACATGTTGTCAAAGTGAACTTGGACTTTGGCTAAGGTCAGAGTCACCAAGTAGAGGGTAGGCTACTGGTAAAGGTCGAGTggtatataaataaaaacaataaacctaAGCCCGAAGCTGGTATTGATCAAATGTTTTCGAAGTGGAAGGGGAAAACACTACATGCTAAGTCTCATCGACTATTACGTGTAAAATCCGGAGCATTGAAAttggtaaaaacacaaaactaaataaTCATGTTGAACCAAATCGTAGACTTGCTCCAAATGGTTGGTTGGCAAACGGCTGTTCTATTCCTCGTTGTGTTCTTCATTGGACTGTACTGGATTCAGCAGCCTGTGAATCTTCCACCAGGACCGACTGGTTGGCCAGTCGTGGGTTGTGCATTCAACGTACAGAAACGACAAACTCATATTGCTTTCACCGAATTGGTCCAAGCAGTATGGGGTAGTGTTTAGTGTACGACTTGGCCCTCAGCTCTTCGTAGTTCTGAATGATTTACGCAGCATCAAGAAGGCCTTGCATGAGCAAGCTGATGTCTTCTCCGACAGACTGGTTGTAGATTTTGCGAAACTACTGGGAGTGGAAGGTATtcactcttttttttataacaaacaacctgttaaatttacaaaatgtactttaCTTTTCTCTTACCAATACATTATTTTCCACATAATCATGACAATACATAGATATGAAATAACAGAATAGATGGTTTTTTATAGTATTAACCATAGTATAACCAACAATCATGGATGATTTCGATGATTTGTGATTAAATGGGTAAAGACGTATAACATTGTGACTTTATTGTCTCCTTTATAATAGGCAGTGTCGTTTTTGAAAATGGCACTGTTTGGAAGGAGCGTCGTCGGTTTGGTCTCGGGGCTCTGAGAAGCTTTGGTATGGGCAAGAAAAGCATCGAGCATTCCATCAACGAGGAATCACGGTACCTCCTCGACGGCTTTGCTGACAAACAAGGAAAACCATTCGATGCCACACACCTCATCAACAATGCCGTCTCCAACATCATTTGTAAAATTTGCTTCGGTTACAGGTTTGACTACTCCGACCCCAAGTTCGCTGAGCTTATTGCTATTCTCGGAGAGCAATTGTCCGATAGCTCGTCGCTGTTTGCTAACTTTAAGTCGGCTGCGTCTAAAGCTCGGACAAAACGAAATGCCGATTTCATAATTGATTTTGTCCGTAAAATAGTCCAGGTATAAAATGCATGTTAATTCATTCAAATATTGCCttctttgtatttctttttataGCATTATGTAGTTTGTGCACTATCCACAACAAGCCTCTCCCGACGCCCCTCTCTGAccgaaggggggggggcgggggtacGGGGATTTATGTTTTACCAGTTCATGTGTATGTTTTCATCTCGATGGTGATGTTGTAAGTAGTCTAAAGTGTTCATTTCCCAGAGTTTATCATCTTACTTTGTTGTATGTGCATCTTTCTAATTTTAAACTTCAAGGACCACCATCAATCATATGATGAAAATGACATCCGGGATATTATTGACATGGGAATAGCCGAGGTCAAGCAGTCAAAGAGCAAGGAAAAACATGGTGGTCGAAATGAGAAGGAGATCTTCAACGACGGTGCACTTATTCGAAGTGTTATATTTTTATTCATCGCTGGTACCGATACAACGACCCAAACTCTGCTTTGGACTTTGATGTACATGGCTCTACATCCTGATGTGCAAAAGAAGGTACAgtcattttaaacttttgtggATTATGTTTTGCtatgttttattgtttcttttgacATGTCTTGAGTTCCTACTCAACTTGGCTATAGTTATATTGGTGTCAGATGTTTGAGCTCACCTATCGCGTGTGCTCGATTAGCATCCCCTGAGCCCCGTCACGGGCTTAATGGgatactttggaacgctaggtggcagcagactttccagGTTTTACCTGgcgtgtctgctgccacctagcgtcccaaaagttcCCTTTTGGTTGACCGTGATCCCGTGCCCAAAATCATATTTTGAGAACCCAGGCTTGTAACATCGAATGAAGCCCCATccaattagtcaaaataatgtgTACAGTAGAATTGAGCTTATAATGGATGCTCCATCGTGATTACCAAACAGGTCCAGTCTGAAATTGATGAGGTCATTGGAGGGAGTCGTCAACCACTAATGACCGACAGTCCTAACATGCCGTACACTAATGCCGTTATAATGGAGATGCAACGCATGCGTCCTGTGGCACCTTTAGCTATTCCCCGCAAAACTAGGGACGACACGACGCTGGACGGGTACACAATTCCGTCAAACACGTGTAAGTAGCTTTCAAAATATTAGCTGTTTatttaaatgaaaatttaaacaaGACACGACTTTCTTTTAGTTGTAATTGTCTCTccatatttttcttgtttttatctATCTGCTTCTTCATGTATAAAGGCGTGTTTGTCAACATCTGGGCAGTACACCATGATCCTGCGACGTGGACAGAGCCAGAGAAATACAACCCAGCCCGGTTCCTCTCTGCTGATGGCAAGAGTGTCATTCAACATGGGTCACTCATTACATTTGGAACaggtaggaaatggttttcttttcttttcacatCAGGCAGAAATGGGATACTTTTGGgacgctgggtggcagcagacttaccagataaaaGCATGACAATTTTCCCGATGTATCTGATGCCCCTCATTCGTGTTCCAAAGTCTTCCATTGTGAATGAGTGCAAGCCGAAGAGTGTAATCGTAAAGGCTTAGTTTACCACATTTCGCCATAGTCTAACACAACAGttgttttttgaaattatttacaGGTCGCCGTGCCTGCATGGGAGAAAATCTCGCTAAATCCGAGCTCTTTATTTTCTTTGTCAACATCCTTCAACGATTCACTGTTACCTTTCCAGAGGGTAAAGCGACCCCGTCACAGGATGGATCGGCTGGTGCTATACTTGGCCCGAGACCATACGAACTGTGTGGCACCATCAGACGTACATAAATGTTTCAGATTTGGATCTGCGCTCTGTCAATCAAGCCTCGAGCAGTCTGCTTATTGCCGTGTAGAATTTATAtttgttaatatatttttttctgttttcatgaagttttTTAAGTTGATATAAAGGTTTtcttcggcaaatgagcagtcaaatTCATTTTCACGCGCTCGAATTAAAGCTTTTTTGTCTCTCCAGCTGtaactgcgtttcaaattcagaattcggccattcaatttcggtTTGAGTCGAGTCACACACCTCAaaaagcgtctgcgaatttgaatgctgcttggATGGATTGGTAAAtcgaatgattattttgttaaatcgaatgacgcaacattacattcgACTAATCATGAAACGAAAGCGAATGACCCTTTTCTGtggcattcgatttcgtgcgaaatagaattgtttggtggttaaattggctgctcatttgccgaaattgacggAGAAAACTCTATGTAGCACCGAGAATGATCAATCTTTCAGAGACCGTTGCATGGACTTAAGTAACATTTTACCTCTTGTTGAGGTAAAAGACCACTCAGACTATTTTTCTCAAACTAAACTCATATTCACATTGGATTGTGTTGTTTAAAttagtgttttattttgtttaaccccTGTGTCATGGTTTAAAAATATGCTCTTTTGGTATACGTTTTATATTTGGCTTTAGAGGGTTTTTAAATCCATTCGTGTTGGGATTAAGGGTTATTTATTGTTGTCACTGCCTtctgtttttattgtgtttatGGGTGTTGATTTTGCAAGGTTCTCGATTGTtggtgttttaatgttttctgttaTGTGATTTTTATAGTGTTTGAATTCAATGTCCTTTTAATAAACATATTGGCCTACTTATATTTTTATCATTGGtgggggtctggttttacacatctgaGATGACAGTTTATACTTTTAACAATAAATATATccttttttaatgtaaaaatatctgaataataaaataatgccGAGACGCACCGTACACGTGTACTTACTTGAATCCTTGTCAGATTTAAAGTTACCTGCTCTACTTTTGTATTCTCCCCTATAAAAGGGCTGGTTTCCACAGCAACCGCAAAACAAAAAGATCCTTGAAACTTATTCCTTTGATGTATTATACCTTGTATTAAATTCCATGAATACTGCGTACTGAATCTCACACAGTTTAAGTTGGAATGTTTTATTACGTAATTGCATTAACCCATTTCGCAGTATAAAGCAGAAGATACTTGTGCCTCAGCTATTCACTTGAAATAGTTTATATGGTCCAATGCTCAAGTGGGATATTCGGCAACCATTGGTATTTGTAGTAGGTCTAATGTAATTCTGAACACTGTGGGTGTGTGCCTGTATGTGTTATTTTCTTATGTTCAAATTGGTCAATATGATCCCACGGACGGCTGAACAATCCTCGACCATAAAATGGTGGAAGATCCAAAGTTACAGGCTGACAGACACTGACGACTGACACACTCATACAGGCTGTATGAATCAggtatgcattttataagaaagaatctataaacaaatagtaaacttgcgcgTACAACCACGTGTACATCTCTTAGGGTGTGTGTTGACGTTAATGAGTGTGCCTTGCTGATTtctcagagaaaaaaaacactgcattCTGCTAATACGCATCAGCGTTacatttgccccccccccccaaaaaaaaaaaccacgacCGTATACATTAAAAACCCTAAAATTAGGTAAAATGTCAGCAGATAATAATCTGGTGAATCAACATGTTGTCAGAGTGAACTTGGACTTTGGCTAAGGTCAGAGTCACCAAGTAGAGGGTAGGCTACTGATAAAGGTCGAGaggtatataaataaaaacaataaacctaTATATAAGCCCAAAGCTGGTATTGATCAATATCTTTCGAAGTGGTAGGGGAAAACACTACATGCTAAGTCTCATCGACTATTACGTGTAAAATCCGGAGCATTGaaattggtaaaaaacaaaaaactaactaATCATGTTGAACCAAATCGTAGACTTGCTCCAAATGGTTGGTTGGCAAACGGCTGTTCTCTTCCTCGTTGTGTTCTTCATTGGACTGTACTGGATTCAGCAACCTGTGAATCTTCCACCAGGACCGACTGGTTGGCCAGTCGTAGGCTGTGCATTCAACGTCCAGAGACGACAAACTCATATTGCTTTCACCGAATGGTCCAAGCAGTATGGAGATGTGATAAGCGTTCGACTTGGTCGTAAGCTCTTCATTGTTCTAAATGATTTACACAGCATCAAGAAGGCCTTGCATGAGCAAGCTGATGTATTTTCTGACAGATTTGTTCCACACTTTTCAAAGCTGATGGGAGTGAAAGGTAATTTTTCTTTAGAAAACCAATTAACTACACTGCAAACTTGTTggtaaaaaaattgtgttggtAAAGGCATTTTTCtaaaaagcaaatttgtttggcaGTTGGTTAAAATCAATCATTGCACCACAAGTTGGGcaaaataatttgacaaaaatgttggTTACTGGATGGTCCAATTTCGATATTATTAAGGACAAATAGTTTCCCCATAACGTGGTTAATGTGACACTTGAACTCAATTACTGGTGTTGGGCGCACACGGCTATCATAGCTCATGGGGAAAGTAACCGACCAATTCACAAAAACTATACTCGTAAGTGTAACAAATTATCTGCATGTAGGTCAGCAGTTCgaaaatctcattcataaatacctcagatggtttcgctattcctattggtgaagagcgcgtcacgtgggggtgtttaaacctttgataatgaccagcgcttataaccggttgtgagcgggacagtttcttcattccaaTGGGTCGAGatcaacggctggaacagttgtgtcacatcacgcgatacgcacgacgcgcacagcaatctccttataaggagttgtttacccgagggccttaccatttaaTATCTGGAGGGGTATTGTGtcgaaagaaatcattgaacaattatatttttgcatttattatactttttgaccaaaaagtattgatgttttttgaccgaaaaggtattttttcgtctcggtaaaattaccaAGAACCAGGTCTCGTTGGGTATAAAccattagttgaaaacctcttccccacacattgattcccttatttaagatTGAGGCACTTTGAGGAATGACGTATATAGGCCCTTTTTTTAGGTAGGCCGAATATTATTTATAACTGAACTATTTGGTAATGATTCCTGCAGATATTATGTACAAGTTCACGGTacaagtaaaacattgtggcCTTACGTTCTTCTCTATAATAGGCAGTTTCCTTTTTGAAGACGGTCCCATCTGGAAGGAGCGTCGTCGGTTTGGTCTCGGGGCTCTGAGAAGCTTTGGTATGGGAAAGAAAAGCATCGAGCATTCCATCAACGAGGAATCACGGTACCTCCTCGACGGTTTCGCAGACcgaaaaggaaaaccattcgACCCAGCCCACCTCGTCAACAATGCCGTCTCCAACATCATTTGTAAAGTTTGCTTTGGGTATAGGTTCGACTACTCGGACCCCAAGTTCGCTGAACTTATCGGTCGTCTCAGAGAGCGGTTGTCTCAAAATGGTCCTACGTCAGCCTTTAATATCTTCGAATGGGTTTTGCACACACCATTAATGAATCGGTCAATAGGAAACGCCCGAAATATCTTTGACTTCGTCCGTGGAATTATTCAGGTAATTAGCCAATAAGTCATTCATTTATTGAATGTTTGTATCCCAAGACTCTTGCTAACATACTATCAGGCAAAATCAAGCAAAACATACATCAGGATAACTAGTTCTTACGACCACCGACCACTCACATCTTGGGATATTGAGAGCGCCCCATAAAGTCATTCGGGAATGTAATTTCTCACATCGAGTCTCGTCCATACCTTTTGGATTGGGGCTTTAAAAGAAATTCGTTATGAAAATGCATATAAACGGACAGATATTTCATTagtatagtaaaaaaaaaaaaaaaaaaaaaacagccattGAAATTGTGTGTTTAGAACGCTGTCCGTCTTTTGATGAAATAGGCTAGTAGAAGACTTActacaaaatcaacaaaatccaCTATTTTACAATTTCATTTAATAGCAACCTTGGAATATTTATTTTACCGAAATTTGTGATATTGATCTTAAACTTTTAGGACCATCATAAATCGTACGATGAAAATGACATCCGGGATATTATTGACATGGGAATTGCCGAGGTCAGGCAGTCAGAAAGCAAGGAAAAACATGACGACGGTCGAAACTTCACGGATATCTTCAACGACGGTGCACTTTGTCGAAGTATTGTGGATTTATTCATCGCTGGTACCGATACAACCACTAACACTCTGCTTTGGACTTTGATGTACATGGCTCTCAATCCTGATATGCAAAAGAAGGTACCGTCATTTTAAGT encodes:
- the LOC117305189 gene encoding cytochrome P450 2U1-like, producing WSKQYGVVFSVRLGPQLFVVLNDLRSIKKALHEQADVFSDRLVVDFAKLLGVEGSVVFENGTVWKERRRFGLGALRSFGMGKKSIEHSINEESRYLLDGFADKQGKPFDATHLINNAVSNIICKICFGYRFDYSDPKFAELIAILGEQLSDSSSLFANFKSAASKARTKRNADFIIDFVRKIVQDHHQSYDENDIRDIIDMGIAEVKQSKSKEKHGGRNEKEIFNDGALIRSVIFLFIAGTDTTTQTLLWTLMYMALHPDVQKKVQSEIDEVIGGSRQPLMTDSPNMPYTNAVIMEMQRMRPVAPLAIPRKTRDDTTLDGYTIPSNTCVFVNIWAVHHDPATWTEPEKYNPARFLSADGKSVIQHGSLITFGTGRRACMGENLAKSELFIFFVNILQRFTVTFPEGKATPSQDGSAGAILGPRPYELCGTIRRT
- the LOC117307146 gene encoding cytochrome P450 2U1-like; the encoded protein is MVGWQTAVLFLVVFFIGLYWIQQPVNLPPGPTGWPVVGCAFNVQRRQTHIAFTEWSKQYGDVISVRLGRKLFIVLNDLHSIKKALHEQADVFSDRFVPHFSKLMGVKGSFLFEDGPIWKERRRFGLGALRSFGMGKKSIEHSINEESRYLLDGFADRKGKPFDPAHLVNNAVSNIICKVCFGYRFDYSDPKFAELIGRLRERLSQNGPTSAFNIFEWVLHTPLMNRSIGNARNIFDFVRGIIQDHHKSYDENDIRDIIDMGIAEVRQSESKEKHDDGRNFTDIFNDGALCRSIVDLFIAGTDTTTNTLLWTLMYMALNPDMQKKVQSEIDDVTGGSRQPLMADCPNMPYTNAVILETQRIRPVVPLAVPHQTRDDTTLDGYTIPKKTCILVNIWAVHHDPATWTKPEKYNPARFLSADGKSVIQHKSLIPFGTGRRACLGENLAKSELFLFLVNILQQFTVTFPEGKPIPSEDGSAGFVLSSRPYELCATRRS